A genomic segment from Oncorhynchus keta strain PuntledgeMale-10-30-2019 chromosome 7, Oket_V2, whole genome shotgun sequence encodes:
- the LOC127931039 gene encoding dynein heavy chain-like yields the protein HLFKYSCRKSINNILDSTILTKFAQGEKKIQYSTLHVIQYSTLHVIQYSTLHVNQYSTLHVNQYSTLHVIQYSTLHVIQYSILHVNQYSTLHVNQYSTLHVIQYSILHVNQYSTLHVNQYSTLHVNQYSTLHVIQYSILHVIQYSTLHVIQYSILHVIQYSILHVNQYSILHVNQYSTLHVIQYSTLHVIQYSILHVIQYSTLHVIQYSILHVIQYSTLHVIQYSILHVNQYSTLHVNQYSTLHVIQYSTLHVIQYSTLHVNQYSTLHVIQYSTLHVIQYSTLHVIQYSILHVIQYSILHVIQYSTLHVIQYSILHVNQYSTLHVIQYSTLHVIQYSTLHVIQYSTLHVNQYSILHVIQYSTLHVNQYSTLHVIQYSTLHVNQYSILHVIQYSTLHVNQYITLHVIPCYS from the coding sequence catttatttaaatacAGTTGCAGAAAGAGTATAAATAACATTTTAGATTCAACAATATTGACAAAGTTTGCCCAAGGGGAAAAAAAAATTCAGTACAGTACCCTCCATGTTATTCAGTACAGTACCCTCCATGTTATTCAGTACAGTACCCTCCATGTTAATCAGTACAGTACCCTCCATGTTAATCAGTACAGTACCCTCCATGTTATTCAGTACAGTACCCTCCatgttattcagtacagtatCCTCCATGTTAATCAGTACAGTACCCTCCATGTTAATCAGTACAGTACCCTCCatgttattcagtacagtatCCTCCATGTTAATCAGTACAGTACCCTCCATGTTAATCAGTACAGTACCCTCCATGTTAATCAGTACAGTACCCTCCatgttattcagtacagtatCCTCCATGTTATTCAGTACAGTACCCTCCatgttattcagtacagtatCCTCCatgttattcagtacagtatCCTCCATGTTAATCAGTACAGTATCCTCCATGTTAATCAGTACAGTACCCTCCATGTTATTCAGTACAGTACCCTCCatgttattcagtacagtatCCTCCATGTTATTCAGTACAGTACCCTCCatgttattcagtacagtatCCTCCATGTTATTCAGTACAGTACCCTCCatgttattcagtacagtatCCTCCATGTTAATCAGTACAGTACCCTCCATGTTAATCAGTACAGTACCCTCCATGTTATTCAGTACAGTACCCTCCATGTTATTCAGTACAGTACCCTCCATGTTAATCAGTACAGTACCCTCCATGTTATTCAGTACAGTACCCTCCATGTTATTCAGTACAGTACCCTCCatgttattcagtacagtatCCTCCatgttattcagtacagtatCCTCCATGTTATTCAGTACAGTACCCTCCatgttattcagtacagtatCCTCCATGTTAATCAGTACAGTACCCTCCATGTTATTCAGTACAGTACCCTCCATGTTATTCAGTACAGTACCCTCCATGTTATTCAGTACAGTACCCTCCATGTTAATCAGTACAGTATCCTCCATGTTATTCAGTACAGTACCCTCCATGTTAATCAGTACAGTACCCTCCATGTTATTCAGTACAGTACCCTCCATGTTAATCAGTACAGTATCCTCCATGTTATTCAGTACAGTACCCTCCATGTTAATCAGTACATTACCCTCCATGTTATTCCATGTTATTCATAG